The Apis mellifera strain DH4 linkage group LG8, Amel_HAv3.1, whole genome shotgun sequence genome contains a region encoding:
- the LOC726586 gene encoding ATP-dependent RNA helicase DDX24 translates to MAKKKHSNLSIWKPLKLEGSVFSGNVEDLIGIEELTDYKLEKENNKTKIVIYNDKNDKKEPKISRKHKHSNKWLENDIDVTEPLLKKTKKMKLKEKNDKEIKKELSPRNDLNINSNNDNQFFNECNESKNDMYDIDAQQWQILGVSTPIIKALKDQQFYQPTPIQALTLPPAILGHRDILGAAETGSGKTLAFGIPIINGILELKNKQSDQINIKSEKERNKIIENKGWICSENKTIEIDNSSSESDYEEDIDSVNENNIGCVRVINNIKFNETNTENYMEKPLYALILTPTRELAIQIKDHLTKAAKYVDIKIAVVLGGMAAVKQERILSKGPEIVIATPGRLWELIQYGNPHLCKVDSVKYLVIDETDRMLEKGHFQELQQLLEKINTNEKRLRERQTFVFSATLTMVHDIPEYLQKKKRKHIKSKIKKLTPSQKLEKIMELVGIKNPKIIDVTKESGITANLTECRIACTIDHKDYYLYYFLKRYTGRTLVFCNSIGCVKRLSTLFGILDCKPLPLHASMQQRQRLKNLERFQTDENGLLIATDVAARGLDIPNIEHVIHYQVPRTSESYVHRSGRTARAEKNGITVLMMEPSEKQYYSKLCKTLGRTEDLPMFPVVDKLLIAVKERVDIAREIDKLELKCRRDNSQKGWLRKAIEDMDLVLEEDEEDSELRIKEQADLKHQLKIKKRQLTSLMSKLLFPKGFSGKYPDVNIELKLDEDNQKAIDVMKRVIEEIPKKKKERNKKSNTSFKTASYKIKALKKKNRKKI, encoded by the exons atggcaaaaaaaaaacatagtaATTTAAGTATATGGAAACCACTAAAATTAGAAGGTTCTGTATTTTCGGGCAATGTTGAGGATTTAATTGGTATTGAAGAATTAactgattataaattagaaaaagaaaataataaaacaaaaattgtaatttataatgacaaaaatgataagaaaGAACCTAag atTTCACGAAAGCATAAACATTCCAATAAATGGTTGGAAAATGACATAGATGTTACTGAACCATTATTgaagaaaactaaaaaaatgaaacttaaagaaaaaaatgataaagaaataaaaaaagaattatctccaagaaatgatttaaatattaattctaataatgataatcaGTTTTTTAATGAATGTAATGAGAGTAAAAATGATATGTATGATATTGATGCGCAACAATGGCAAATATTAGGTGTATCCACTCCTATAATAAAGGCATTAAAAGatcaacaattttatcaaCCAACTCCTATACAAGCATTAACTTTACCACCAGCAATATTAGGTCATAGAGATATATTAGGTGCTGCTGAAACAGGTAGTGGCAAAACATTAGCATTTGGAATTCCAATTATAAATGGtattttggaattaaaaaataagcaatctgatcagataaatataaaatctgaaaaagaaagaaataaaattattgagaaCAAAGGTTGGATATGctctgaaaataaaacaatagaaattgataatagCTCATCTGAATCTGATTATGAAGAAGATATTGATAGTGTTAATGAAAACAATATAGGTTGTGTacgtgtaattaataatattaaatttaatgaaacaaatacagaaaattatatggaaaaaCCACTATATGCCTTAATATTGACTCCAACTCGTGAGTTAGCTATTCAAATTAAGGATCATTTGACTAAAGCAGCAAAATATGTAGATATTAAA atAGCTGTAGTATTAGGAGGAATGGCAGCTGTTaaacaagaaagaatattaagtAAAGGTCCTGAAATTGTAATTGCAACACCTGGTAGATTATGGGAATTGATACAGTATGGTAATCCACATCTTTGTAAAGTAGATTCTGTTAA GTATTTGGTTATTGATGAAACAGATAGAATGTTAGAAAAAGgacatttccaagaattgcaacagttattggaaaaaataaatacaaatgaaaaaagattgaGAGAAAGACAAACATTTGTATTTTCTGCTACGTTAACTATGGTACATGATATTCcagaatatttacaaaagaaaaaaagaaaacatattaaaagcaagataaaaaaacttaCACCTAGtcagaaattagaaaaaattatggaattagTAGGAATAAagaatccaaaaattattgatgttACAAAAGAATCag gcaTTACCGCTAATTTAACGGAATGTAGAATAGCTTGTACAATAGatcataaagattattatctttattattttttgaaaagatatacTGGTAGAACATTAGTGTTTTGTAACAGTATTGGTTGCGTAAAACGGTTAAGTACTCTTTTTGGAATTCTTGATTGTAAACCTTTACCGTTACATGCAAGTATGCAGCAAAgacaacgattaaaaaatcttgaaag atttcagACAGATgaaaatggattattaataGCTACTGATGTAGCTGCAAGAGGTTTGGATATTCCAAATATTGAACATGTGATACATTATCAAGTTCCCAGAACGAGTGAG aGTTATGTACATAGAAGTGGCAGAACAGCAAGAGCAGAAAAAAATGGCATAACAGTACTTATGATGGAACCTTCTGAAAAACAATACTAtagtaaattatgtaaaacacTTGGTCGCA cggAAGATTTACCGATGTTTCCTGTAGTAGATAAACTATTAATTGCTGTAAAAGAAAGAGTTGATATTGCtcgagaaattgataaattggaaTTGAAGTGTCGTAGAGATAATTCACAAAAAGGTTGGTTACGTAAAGCAATTGAAGATATGGATTTGGTTTTAGAAGAGGACGAAGA agATTCAGagttaagaataaaagaacaaGCAGATTTAAaacatcaattaaaaataaaaaaacgtcAATTAACATCACTTATGTCAAAACTGCTATTTCCAAAAGGATTTTCCGGAAAATATCCAGATGTTAATATTGAACTTAAATTAGATGAGGATAATCAAAAAGCTATTGATGTAATGAAAAGAGTTATAGaagaaattccaaaaaaaaagaaagaaagaaataaaaaatctaatacatCTTTTAAAACAgcttcttataaaattaaagctttaaagaaaaaaaatagaaagaaaatataa
- the LOC726617 gene encoding 39S ribosomal protein L48, mitochondrial, with product MILSVLKQFTTYYRCPLFNKGIRFYGIYEPPYLKKKEYEIPIYPVLNIQIKGYKYSLLESYQSFIHKIIKVFDITIDDSFAFPHKEFKIKKFKKNSSIIDAEYHLKIYERDIQISNVSSTICPIFIRILEATLPEGVSLSIHEYDPILKKKCAIPNKELLDLKAELQEMIKDRTK from the exons ATGATATTAAGTGTTCTTAAACag tttacaaCATATTATCGATGTCCGCTATTTAACAAAGGAATAAGATTTTATGGTATATATGAACCACCATATCTaaag aaaaaagaatatgaaataccAATTTATcctgttttaaatatacaaattaaaggatataaatattctctacTTGAAAGTTATCAaagttttattcataaaataataaaagtatttgataTTACTATTGATGACAG ttttgcCTTTCctcataaagaatttaaaataaaaaaatttaaaaaaaatagttcaaTAATTGATGctgaatatcatttaaaaatttatgagagAGATATACAAATATCAAATGTATCATCTACAATATGTCCTATTTTTATTAGGATATTAGAAGCAACATTACCTGAAGGTGTTTCATTATCTATACATGAATATGATCcaattctaaaaaagaaatgtgcaATTCCAAATAAGGAATTGCTTGATCTCAAAGCAGAATtacaagaaatgataaaagatagaacaaaataa
- the LOC551090 gene encoding conserved oligomeric Golgi complex subunit 8 — MDIETENVINLVFPNGIPESWKENPDFYQYLSKLGGYDVDQLNKEPNHLDDEKTSVLQTTQDLVFANYKTFVQTAESSREIFKQFNETENRLDGLVQKIPKFVEKCQSFCDTSKDINTHRRINSLTLTRNAELLEVLEMPQLMESCLRSNQYNEALELSQYARQLGTKHGDIPIISSIVAEIESSWSGMVGQVVGSLRGDLPLARCLQLVGLLRSMDAFTEPELRIKFLQARDSWLQSLLTAIPKDDSNLHITKTIELSRIYLFNIITQYKAMFNDDEPGRDLTVNECAIFYHWIEEKISQFLMTLEQDLPGVTSIDSILGQCTYFGLSFGRVGVDFTGRMCDIFVRVIGEKFETSVRKTTKKFEKDMESFTLINKIQKTNVKMTTTIKSENPPEQLVEFYPLAEYCNGLISAFNEIRLCPPIALSVFCTKILQESLQNVVKSILVFYKQEQQAFAAPERENMLKFIECLSEQLIPYVQYCIHAIFPPNQSAIHLGISENLLQTEGITYLNRNVILEPLAPLLPIQKNLPISNVQSLMLHKTSEISSFENTEIDTTTSQLKKLKMPESVLVTEQETDLQEEKKLLTEDNKILANNSSADGENQNR; from the exons atggatatcGAAActgaaaatgttataaatcttGTATTTCCAAATGGTATACcag AATCATGGAAAGAAAATCcagatttttatcaatatttatcaaaacttGGTGGTTATGATGTTGATCAACTta ataaagaaCCTAATCATTTAGATGATGAAAAAACTTCAGTATTACAAACTACACAAGACTTAgtatttgcaaattataaaacttttgttCAAACAGCAGAAAGTtctagagaaatatttaaacaa ttcaATGAAACTGAAAATCGACTTGATGGACTTGTACAAAAAATACCTAAATTTGTGGAAAAGTGCCAATCATTTTGTGATACATCAAAAGACATAAATACACATAGAAGAATAAATAGCTTGACATTAACAAGAAATGCAGAATTACTTGAAGTACTTGAAATGCCTCAATTAATGGAATCTTGTTTAAGGAGTAATCAATATAATGAAGCATTAGAATTATCTCAATATGCACGTCAATTAGGAACTAAACATGGAGATATTCCAATTATATCG tCCATAGTGGCAGAAATTGAAAGTAGTTGGTCTGGTATGGTAGGACAAGTTGTTGGTTCATTAAGGGGAGATTTACCACTTGCAAGATGTCTACAACTTGTTGGATTATTACGATCAATGGATGCTTTTACAGAACCAGAATtacgtattaaatttttacaagctCGTGATAGTTGGCTTCAAAGTCTTTTGACTGCTATACCTAAAGATGATT ctaATCTTCATATCACAAAAACAATAGAATtatcaagaatatatttatttaatataataacacaatATAAAGCTATGTTTAATGATGATGAACCAGGAAGAGATCTAACAGTGAATGAATGtgctatattttatcattggattgaagaaaaa atatcacAATTCTTAATGACTTTAGAACAAGATTTACCTGGTGTGACATCAATAGATTCTATTTTGGGTCAATGTACATATTTTGGTTTATCATTTGGTAGAGTAGGTGTTGATTTTACTGGTCGAATGTGCGATATATTTGTACGTGTtattggagaaaaatttgaaactagTGTTCGCAAaactacaaaaaaatttgaaaaagatatggaatcatttacattaattaacaaaatacaaaagacAAATGTTAAAATGACTACTACAATTAAATCA gaaAATCCACCAGAACAATTGGTAGAATTTTATCCTTTAGCTGAATATTGTAATGGTCTTATATCAGCTTTCAACGAAATACGACTTTGTCCACCAATAGCACTTTCTgttttttgtacaaaaattttacaggaatctttacaaaatgtagtaaaatcaatattagttttttataaacaagaaCAGCAA gcTTTTGCAGCTccagaaagagaaaatatgcTCAAATTTATAGAATGTTTAAGTGAACAATTAATTCCTTATGTACAGTATTGTATTCATGCTATTTTTCCTCCAAACCAAAGTGCAATTCATTTAggaatttcagaaaatttactACAAACAgag ggaataacatatttaaacaGAAATGTTATTCTGGAACCTTTGGCTCCTTTATTACCAATTCAGAAAAATCTACCAATTTCTAATGTACAATCATTAATGTTACATAAAACTTCTGAAATATCGTCATTTGAAAATACAGAAATAGATACAACCActtcacaattaaaaaaattgaaaatgccAGAATCAGTCTTAGTTACAGAACAGGAAACTGATttacaagaagaaaagaaacttttaactgaagataataaaattcttgcaAATAATTCAAGTGCTGATGGTGAAAATCAAAATaggtaa